Part of the Geobacter pickeringii genome, AAAATTCAGCTATACCTTGCATCGGTGGGATGGGAATAGATGGCGCCGATGTAGTTGACGGTTTTCGCGGTTACTGTTAAATGGCTATGCATATTTTGCATAGCCATTTGTTTTGCGGGCATCGTGGATTGAGGAGACGGCGGATGCTTGCGCCCCCTGTTTGCCTTGGTCCGCATTTTGCTTTCAATGGACGCAGGGATTATACGTTGTACGCATTCCTTTCCGGGAGTCTGGTGTCCATGTCTTGGAGGCCCCACCGTGGATAGTAACATATCTCAGCATGACAACCAACGGGGGTTTACCCTCGTTGAACTGCTCGTGTCGTTGACCATCCTGTCGATTGGTCTGTTTGCGGTTGCCAATATGCAGGTCGTTGCGCTCAAGGCCAACACGATGGCGAATAGCCTTTCCGTGGCGACGACCCTTGCCCAGGAAGCCCTGGAGGACATCATGTCGACTGATTCGGGAAGCCCCCTGTTCAGCAGTTCGGCGACGGGGGTCTATGATCTCGACCCGAACTCCGCGGCGACATCGCTGACCGTTCCCGGAGCCGGTACCTTCACCGCCACCTACACCATAACAACCTCGACCCCTTCCAGCGGCATGGTCCGGGTCGATGTCGAAGTCGTCGGGGGGGGGAGAGACGTGAAAATGACCTGCTACAAGAGGGTGATATGAGACGGGATCGGGTGCAGGATACCCGGGGGATGACCCTGGTCGAGTTGCTGGTGGTTGTTGTCGTTCTCGGCATTGTCATGGGATCGGTGTATTCCGTCTATCTGACTCACCAGAAGGTTGCGTACTCGTCGGAGGAAGTGGTCGAGGTGCAGCAGAATCTCAGGATCGCGATGGACAGCATCACGCGGGATCTGCAGATGGGGGGGATGATGGTCCCTTCCTCGGGGACCCAGACAACGGCATTGACAAGTTCCTACGGAAACTACACGTCGGCCATTTCCTACGGCGGCAGTACGGCCATCACCTATGGAAACTACTCCACGGCAATTTCCATCAACACGGCCTCGGCCGAAGGGGTGTATGCACGCATCACCTCTGCGCCAGCGCTGGTCAGTGGTACCACCTACACGGTTGCTCTTGAATCGGCAAATGCCGTGGATGGATTCAGCGTCAATGACAGTGTCAGGATCTTCAGACCCTCTTCCCTGGCACAGCCTCTGGATGGGGTCTTTGCCGTGACGGCAGTGAACCGGGGCGCCTCTACGGTGACCCTGTCGGGCATTGCCACCAACAATTTCGTCTTGGGCGACATCATTGCCAAAACCACTTCTGATGGACGCAATCCGAACATGATTGAATATTACCTGGTCAATGGGGGGGCCACCATCGACGGATTTAGCTGTCCTGCCACCCAGCGGTGCCTCGTTCGTTCAGCCAACAAGGTGAAGGAGATCATTGCGACGAATATCGCGTCGCTTCGCTTCCATTATCTCACCAATGCATCTCCACCCGAGGATACGGTCCCCTCTGACGTGAGTGCCGTCCGGGCCGTGCGGGTGACGATAACGGGCCAGACCTCGGATACGGCCCAGCTTTCCGGAGCCAAGACACGGCAGATGGAGTCGGTTGTCAAATTCAGGAACAGGAGATAGAACGGGCGATGAGCGACGCGATTCCTGACATACATGGGGGGGGCAGCGGCACGTCGCGGGGCGTGACGGTGGTCGGCAACGAGGAAGGGATTGTTCTCATCATCGTGCTCGTGATCCTGCTACTTCTGAGCATTCTGGGGGCAAGCATCCTCTCGACGTCGACCTCCGAGCTGCGCATAACCGGCACCTATCGCACAGTCGAAGATACTTTCTATGCCACCGATGCCGCCATGGAGTTTGCCCAGACCAGCAGCATCATCTATTCTGCGCTGATTCCGGGGAGCAGTGACCACTGGCCGGCTGCGGGAAGCGGCACCATACTGGATGCCCAGGGCAACAGTACGGGGAATCCAAGTTCGGATAGGAATTATAATGAGATGCCGATCAACGGCAAAACGGTGAAGGTGAAGGTGGATTATGCCTCCACCGGCCCGGTTCCGGCCGGTTTCGGCACGGAGTCGGATTCGGGGCTCGGGGCCGGCAGCGGCTTCAAGGCGAACTTCTACGTAGTGGAAGTAATCGGCCAGGGGACAAATAGTACGCAGGTCGGACTTGAGTCGACGGTGGCCAGAATCGTGCCGAAGTAACCGGAGCGGGTCTTTGGGGGAGGCGAAATCAATGAAACGACTGATTCTTGTCGGCATGACGGTATGGTTTTTCGCATTCGCGGGGACGGGGCGTGCCGCCCAGGACCTCTACCTTGGCGACAACGCCATTTACAGCGGGGACACGGTTAAAATCCGTCCGAACGTTCTATTCATCATAGACAACAGCGCGGGGATGATCCAGACGGGACAGACCGTCCCCTACCATCCGGAATATACCTATTCCGGCACCTATGTCGCCAACACCGTCTACGTGCGGACTGCGGCCACCGGCGGCACCATCAACTACAATTCGTACATCAGTCCGCTCTCTTCCGTCACCTGCGCCGCGGCAAGCAGCAATCTCCAGTCCACCGGCGCCTACTATGGCACTCTGAAAAAGGACGGTACGTGCAACGCGGCCCAGGCCGGCAACTACTACACGGGGAACCTCCTCAACTACATGAACCAGACCCCCGCCGCCTGGTCGGCAAGCACCGCCTACCTGCTGGATAATGTCATTGCACCGGTCAACGCGAACGGCAA contains:
- a CDS encoding type IV pilus modification PilV family protein; its protein translation is MDSNISQHDNQRGFTLVELLVSLTILSIGLFAVANMQVVALKANTMANSLSVATTLAQEALEDIMSTDSGSPLFSSSATGVYDLDPNSAATSLTVPGAGTFTATYTITTSTPSSGMVRVDVEVVGGGRDVKMTCYKRVI
- a CDS encoding PilW family protein yields the protein MRRDRVQDTRGMTLVELLVVVVVLGIVMGSVYSVYLTHQKVAYSSEEVVEVQQNLRIAMDSITRDLQMGGMMVPSSGTQTTALTSSYGNYTSAISYGGSTAITYGNYSTAISINTASAEGVYARITSAPALVSGTTYTVALESANAVDGFSVNDSVRIFRPSSLAQPLDGVFAVTAVNRGASTVTLSGIATNNFVLGDIIAKTTSDGRNPNMIEYYLVNGGATIDGFSCPATQRCLVRSANKVKEIIATNIASLRFHYLTNASPPEDTVPSDVSAVRAVRVTITGQTSDTAQLSGAKTRQMESVVKFRNRR
- a CDS encoding PilX N-terminal domain-containing pilus assembly protein; translation: MSDAIPDIHGGGSGTSRGVTVVGNEEGIVLIIVLVILLLLSILGASILSTSTSELRITGTYRTVEDTFYATDAAMEFAQTSSIIYSALIPGSSDHWPAAGSGTILDAQGNSTGNPSSDRNYNEMPINGKTVKVKVDYASTGPVPAGFGTESDSGLGAGSGFKANFYVVEVIGQGTNSTQVGLESTVARIVPK